A stretch of the Anopheles merus strain MAF unplaced genomic scaffold, AmerM5.1 LNR4000026, whole genome shotgun sequence genome encodes the following:
- the LOC121601097 gene encoding UDP-glucuronosyltransferase 2B9-like — MNNVSQLPIVFIIFLIMLLVISIRGTNLSNILYISAVASPSHFLWSQQFSTILASNGHNVTLLNIYKEGKQNNLHFLKLDGVDNALSLDHSIDYLALHSMSPLELLLSFFELEYMVCEYSIASKQFLKLLNYPKHFTFNLIIHDHLAGPCLLLLLERFNFPPLIMASASNILSSVECIMGSLTYPGFIPNSLRDPPATFGYLDRIYNYMLTTYEFLFKRYYSDPLVDSLIQRRFQNITSVSRLESTAVVVLMNSITLLETPEPRIWRVVNVGGLHITAPKMLPMFLYQHANITYEKCVLISFGSNLKLDSLDNFIAQTIITVAQLLPNFIFLWKVDIQKTAIEGLLPANVITSDWFPQNDILGSGMVDVLFTHGGLLTIQEAMWYGIPMLGTPNYGDQYQNVHRIEKLGIAKKLYLEDLNPVSLKGNLLAIIYNERYKQRATAIAKTIRDEQITPQRKALWTVEWVLRNYGTIQLLDDLNEVGYIEKNSLDVLSTLIIISICINFLLFRIIQVCVSFMTARVVRKNKMKKTP; from the exons atgaataatgtGTCGCAGTTACCAATCGtatttatcatatttttaataatgcTGCTTGTGATATCTATTCGTGGTACGAATCTCAGCAATATTCTTTACATAAGTGCCGTTGCATCGCCAAGTCACTTTCTTTG GAGCCAACAATTTTCAACCATACTTGCCAGTAATGGTCACAACGTCACCTTATTGAACATCTATAAAgagggaaaacaaaataatcttcATTTTCTTAAACTAGATGGCGTTGACAATGCATTATCATTGGACCACTCTATAGATTATTTGGCTTTACATTCCATGTCTCCTTTAGAACTACTCTTATCATTTTTTGAGCTTGAATACATGGTTTGTGAATATTCAATTGCATCTAAACAATTTCTTAAGTTATTAAACTACCCAAAACACTTTACATTCAATCTTATTATACATGACCATCTGGCTGGTCCTTGTTTACTTCTTTTATTAGAGCGATTCAATTTCCCTCCGCTAATTATGGCTTCAGCTTCTAATATTCTTTCGAGTGTAGAGTGCATCATGGGGTCTCTTACGTACCCAGGTTTTATACCAAACTCTCTTCGTGATCCACCAGCAACATTTGGGTATCTGGATAGAATCTACAATTATATGTTAACAACCtatgaatttttatttaaaaggtACTACAGTGACCCTCTAGTTGACAGTTTGATTCAAAGacgttttcaaaatataacATCAGTATCTCGCTTAGAATCTACCGCAGTGGTAGTACTAATGAACTCTATAACACTTTTAGAAACACCAGAACCTCGAATTTGGCGTGTTGTCAACGTCGGAGGGTTGCACATAACTGCTCCAAAAATGCTCCCAATGTTTTTATATCAACATGCAAATATAACATATGAAAAATGTGTACTTATATCGTTTGGAAGTAATCTAAAGCTTGACAGTTTAGATAACTTTATTGCACAGACCATAATTACTGTTGCACAACTTTTGccaaactttatttttttgtggaaagtgGATATACAAAAAACAGCAATTGAAGGACTTCTTCCAGCAAATGTAATAACTTCAGATTGGTTTCCTCAAAATGATATCTTAGGAAGTGGAATGGTTGATGTGTTGTTTACACATGGAGGGCTATTGACGATTCAAGAAGCAATGTGGTACGGTATACCTATGCTTGGTACTCCAAATTATGGTGATCAGTACCAAAATGTTCATCGCATAGAGAAACTGGGAATAGCCAAGAAGCTGTATCTAGAAGATTTAAACCCAGTATCATTAAAAGGCAATTTGCTTGCCATCATCTATAATGAAAG GTACAAACAGAGAGCTACAGCAATCGCAAAAACCATTCGTGATGAACAAATAACACCTCAAAGAAAAGCTCTTTGGACGGTAGAATGGGTGTTAAGAAACTACGGAACCATCCAACTGTTAGATGATTTGAATGAAGTAGGATATATTGAAAAGAATTCTCTGGATGTATTGTCAACCCTGATAATTATATCTATATGTATAAATTTCCTGTTATTTCGTATTATACAGGTTTGTGTCAGTTTTATGACTGCTAGAGTTGTTAGAAAAAATAAGATGAAGAAAACACCTTAA